The following is a genomic window from Micromonospora cathayae.
GCGAGCATGCCGGTCGGCGGGAGCACGCCCACCGCGAGCACCACCACGAGGGCCAGCCGGAGCAGGTCGTACCCGACCATGAGGGCCCGGGGCGGCCAGCGGTCGGCCAGCGCGAGCAGGAACACCCCGCCGAACGCGTGCGGCAGGAACCCGGTGACGTACGCCAGCGCGGCGATCAGCCCGGAGCCGGTGCGCTCGTAGACGAGGACGGACAGGGCGAGCATCTTCACCGTCTCGCCGATCAGGAAGACCCCGAAGCTGACGAAGAGGACCCGGAACTCGGCGACGGCGAAGACGTCCCGGAAGGTGGCCGGCCGCTCGGGGACGGTCGGTGGTGCGGGGGCGGTACGGGCAGCGGTCACGATGGGCATCCTGGTCGGGTGCCGCTGGGCGCTCTATCCTTTCGCCCATAGTCGAAAGGTAGGCCGTCACGTGCGGATTCAGGTGACTCCGGCGGACATCGCGGCCAGTCGGTACGCCATCTCCCCGCTGGGCGAGGCGATGTGGGCGCTGCGGTTGTGCGCCGGTCAGCACAGCACCCCGGCGCTGGCCCCCTGGGTGGCCCGGGTCCGCCCGGCGTACGAGCGGCTGCGCCGGGAGCTGCCGGCGGTGGGCGCGCTGGTGGCCCTGCTGCGCCGGAACGCGTACAACGCGGACTTCGTCCAGCCCCCGCCGGCCGGTACCGGGCGCAGCTTCGCCGACGAGCTGGCCGTGGTCCGGGCCACCCCGCTGGCCCAGGCCCGGGACGAACTGGCCCGCAACCTGGCCGGGCACCGCACCCCGCCGGCGTACGCGCAGCGGATCTACGCCGCGCCGGACGTGGTGGACCGGTTGGCGGACGCGATCGAGGCGGTCTGGGCGGCCCTGGTCGAGCCGGACTGGCGGCGGTTGCGCACCATCCTGGAGCGGGACCTGGTCCAGCGGGCCGGGCGGCTCGTCACGTACGGCTGGGGGGCCGCGGTGGCCGACCTGGACCCTCGGCTGAGCTGGGAGCCGGGCGGTCACCTGGGCGCCATCGTGGTGGCCGACCGGGATCGCGGCACGTACTCGCTGGGCGGCAAGGGGCTGCTGTTCGTCCCGACCGTCTTCGGGTCGATGATCAACTATGTCGAGCCGCCGTGGCCGTTCGCGCTGGTGTACCCGGCCTCCGGCGTGGCCGACCTGCTCGGGCCACCGGACCCGGACCGCCCGCCGGACGCCCTGGACCGGCTGCTCGGCCGGTCCCGGGCAGCGGTGCTGCGGGCCCTGGCCGCACCGGCCACCACCAGTCAGCTCGTCCGGCAGCTCGACCTGCCGCTGGGCAGCGTCGGCGGGCACCTCGCCGTGCTGCGCGACGCCGGGCTGGTCCGCCGGACCCGGACCGGCCGGGCGGTCCGCTACACCCGCACCCCGCTCGGTGACGCCGTCAGCGGCGACGCACCGGCCGGCCTGACCGGCCCGGAGTCATGAGACGACCCGGGCGACGAAGGCGGCGAGGTTGGCGACGGTACGGTCGATCTTCTCCGGCACCGTCAGCGACTCGGGCAGCCGGCCCCCGGCCCCCACCTGCCGGAGCCCCCGCACGTAGAGCGAGCAGGCCAGGTCGTCGCAGACGTAGGTGCCCACGGAGTTGCCCTGCTGACCGGCCCGGCCGGCCTTCGGCGCGACCATCAGCGCCACCCCGCCGGAGTGGGTGGTCAGGCACATCGCGCACATGCCCGGGGCGGCCCGCCCGGCGGCGGGGTTGGCGCGGCGCAGGGCCAGCCCGCGCGGCCGCCCGTCCAGCTCGGCGACGAGGAAGGCCCGGCCCGGGGCCTGCGGGTCGTGCCACCCGAGGAAGTCCAGGTCGGCCCAGGGCCGGTCGGCGAGGTCACGCGGGACGAACAACCGCTTGGCCTGCCCCCGGGTGCAGTTCACGAAGCTGGTACGGATCTCCTGCTCGGTCAGCGGCTTCATAAAGGGCACGGTAGTTTGCCTAAAGGGTTTAGGCAAAAGCATAATCAGTGGCGGTTGGACGAGGGAGGGCCATGGCACGCGCAGGATTGACCCCGGAGCTGCTGACCCGGGCGGGGGCGGAGCTGGCCGACGAGGTGGGCTTCGACCAGGTGACCGTGTCGGCGCTGGCCCGCAGGTTCGGGGTCAAGGTCGCCAGCCTGTACTCGCACGTATGCGGCACACCCGACCTGCGGACCCGGATCGCCCTGCTCGCCCTGGCGGAACTCGCCGACCGGGCCGCCGAGGCACTGGCCGGACGGGCCGGACGGGACGCCCTGGCCGCCCTCGGCAATGTCTACCGCGACTACGCCCGCGCCCATCCCGGCCGCTACGCCGCCGCCCAGCTCAGACTGGATCCGGAGACCGCGGCGGCCAGTGCCGGCGGGCGGCACGCCCAGCTGACCCGGGCGATCCTGCGCGGCTACCGACTCGACGAACCGGACCAGACGCACGCCGTCCGGCTGATGGGCAGCGTCTTCCACGGCTACGTCAGCCTGGAGCTGGGGGGAGGGTTCAGCCACAGCGCCCCCGACACCGAGGAGACCTGGACGCGAGTCCTCGACGCCCTCGACGCCCTGCTGCGGAACTGGCCCGCCCCCGACCCGCGGTCCGCCCCCGACCGGTAGCCGCGGTCACCCGTCGGCCTCTTCCGTCAACTCCGTCCGTCGACCGCCGGGCGGTCCCGGGACTCGGCCACCGCCGAGCGGATCAGCGGCAGCACCCGGTACGGGATCTGCTCGGCCAGCGCGATGATGGTCGACGCCCGGGTGATCCCGGGGTGCGCGACGATCTGGTCGATGACCCGCTGGAGGTCGGCGTTCGACCGGGCCACGATCCGGCACAGCACGTCGCTGGAGCCGGTGATGGTGTGCGCCTCCAGCACCTCGGGGATCTCGGCCAGGTGGGCGGTCACCGGATCGTGGCCCTGCCGCTGGCTGATCTCCAGGGTGACGAACGAGGTCACCGCGAACCCGATCGCGGCCGGCGAGATGTCCGGCCCGAACCCGGCCACCACCCCCCGGTCGACCAGCTTGTCCAGCCGGGCCTGCACGGTGCCCCGGGCCACCCCCAGCCGGCGGGAGCACTCCAGCACCCCGATCCGCGGCTCGGCGGCGAGCAGCTCGACGAGCCAGACGTCGAGCTGATCGAGCTGTACAACCTGCCCAGTGGTCATGGTCCGGAACCATACCGAATGCGCAACCTGACCAGCGATAAGGCGAACGGTTGCCCAGCGGGACGCCGCCCGCGATCCTCGCCACAAGAGGCCCGGCACGGAGGGAGTCCACGATGACCCAGGCGATCGACCGACCGCAGTCGACCGAAGAAGTCGACGTCGACGCACTCGTCGGTGCCGTCGACCACGACATCAGCCACGACCCGTTCCCGGTACGCGGGCTCGACCACGTCACCTTCCTGGTCGGCAACGCCAAGCAGGCCGCGCACTACTACTCCACCGCGTTCGGCATGACCTGTGTCGCGTACCGGGGGCCGGAGCAGGGCCACCGCGACTACGCCGAGTACGTGCTGACCAGCGGGTCGGCCCGGTTCGTCTTCCGGGGCGCGGTCCGCCCCGACGCGCCGGACGCCGCCCTGGTCGCCAAGCACAGCGACGGGGTCACCGACATCGCGCTGGAGGTCCCGGACGTCGACGCGGCGTACGCGCACGCCACCCGGCAGGGGGCCACCGGGCTGCTCGACCCGCACGAGGTCACCGACGAGCACGGCACGGTCCGG
Proteins encoded in this region:
- a CDS encoding FBP domain-containing protein, coding for MKPLTEQEIRTSFVNCTRGQAKRLFVPRDLADRPWADLDFLGWHDPQAPGRAFLVAELDGRPRGLALRRANPAAGRAAPGMCAMCLTTHSGGVALMVAPKAGRAGQQGNSVGTYVCDDLACSLYVRGLRQVGAGGRLPESLTVPEKIDRTVANLAAFVARVVS
- a CDS encoding Lrp/AsnC family transcriptional regulator; its protein translation is MTTGQVVQLDQLDVWLVELLAAEPRIGVLECSRRLGVARGTVQARLDKLVDRGVVAGFGPDISPAAIGFAVTSFVTLEISQRQGHDPVTAHLAEIPEVLEAHTITGSSDVLCRIVARSNADLQRVIDQIVAHPGITRASTIIALAEQIPYRVLPLIRSAVAESRDRPAVDGRS
- a CDS encoding TetR/AcrR family transcriptional regulator; this encodes MARAGLTPELLTRAGAELADEVGFDQVTVSALARRFGVKVASLYSHVCGTPDLRTRIALLALAELADRAAEALAGRAGRDALAALGNVYRDYARAHPGRYAAAQLRLDPETAAASAGGRHAQLTRAILRGYRLDEPDQTHAVRLMGSVFHGYVSLELGGGFSHSAPDTEETWTRVLDALDALLRNWPAPDPRSAPDR
- a CDS encoding ArsR/SmtB family transcription factor; translation: MRIQVTPADIAASRYAISPLGEAMWALRLCAGQHSTPALAPWVARVRPAYERLRRELPAVGALVALLRRNAYNADFVQPPPAGTGRSFADELAVVRATPLAQARDELARNLAGHRTPPAYAQRIYAAPDVVDRLADAIEAVWAALVEPDWRRLRTILERDLVQRAGRLVTYGWGAAVADLDPRLSWEPGGHLGAIVVADRDRGTYSLGGKGLLFVPTVFGSMINYVEPPWPFALVYPASGVADLLGPPDPDRPPDALDRLLGRSRAAVLRALAAPATTSQLVRQLDLPLGSVGGHLAVLRDAGLVRRTRTGRAVRYTRTPLGDAVSGDAPAGLTGPES